The [Bacillus] selenitireducens MLS10 genome includes a region encoding these proteins:
- a CDS encoding sugar ABC transporter permease, whose product MSKKTKNILELSVLYTIIGIMFIIILYPLMWAFGLSLNEGSSLYGSTMIPENPSFEHYIWLFTDPRSNYLIWYQNTLIVALSTSAIATFIVGLTAYAFSRYRFKGRKNGLYAFLLLQMFPVLMAMVALYILLNTIGLLDSLVGLILIYIGGAIPMNAFLVKGYFDTIPRELDESAKIDGAGHFRIFFTIMLPLAKPILAVVALFNFMAPFMDFILPRIVLRSPENFTLALGLFNFVNDQFANNFTRFAAGSILIAVPIATVYLFLQRYLISGLTAGATKG is encoded by the coding sequence ATGAGCAAGAAAACAAAAAACATTCTCGAACTCTCTGTGCTCTATACGATCATCGGGATTATGTTTATCATCATCCTGTATCCGTTAATGTGGGCGTTTGGTCTATCCCTGAACGAGGGAAGCAGTCTTTACGGTTCGACGATGATTCCTGAGAATCCATCTTTTGAGCATTATATCTGGCTGTTTACGGACCCGAGAAGTAACTACCTGATCTGGTATCAGAACACGCTGATTGTGGCACTGTCGACATCTGCGATTGCAACGTTTATCGTTGGTCTGACGGCCTATGCATTCTCCCGATACCGGTTCAAAGGGCGAAAGAACGGTCTTTATGCGTTCCTGCTTTTGCAAATGTTCCCTGTATTGATGGCCATGGTTGCCCTCTATATCCTGTTGAACACGATCGGGCTTCTCGACAGCCTGGTTGGTCTGATCCTGATTTATATCGGTGGAGCGATTCCGATGAATGCGTTCCTTGTAAAAGGCTATTTTGATACCATTCCCCGCGAACTCGATGAGTCAGCCAAGATTGACGGAGCGGGACACTTCAGAATTTTCTTTACGATCATGCTGCCATTGGCAAAGCCGATCCTTGCAGTGGTTGCGCTCTTTAACTTCATGGCACCGTTTATGGATTTTATCCTGCCGCGGATTGTGCTGAGAAGTCCGGAGAACTTCACACTGGCACTTGGTTTGTTCAACTTTGTTAATGACCAGTTCGCCAATAACTTCACACGTTTTGCTGCAGGCTCAATTCTGATTGCGGTACCGATTGCAACAGTGTATCTCTTCTTGCAACGATATCTGATCAGTGGTCTGACCGCAGGTGCAACAAAAGGTTAA
- a CDS encoding LacI family DNA-binding transcriptional regulator: MAVTIKDVAKLANVAPSTVSRVIANSPRISERTKETVREAMKELGYHPNFNARSLANKSTNTIGIVMPNSANKTFQNPFFPEVIRGISSKAHQLEYGLYLSTGQTEAEIFEEVQHMVQGKRVDGIILLYSRVDDKVVDYLYKENFPFSVIGRPYDEKKRDITFVNNDNFKAAKTVTEYLLLLGHKNIAFIGGNLDFVVTVDHMEGYRKALSNAGMELLDDYVVFHEELQEGGQEAVIDLMSLNDPPTAMIVADDIMTFGVMRMLSEMEMKVPDDVSIISFNNVMISELSSPPMTTVDIHIYNLGFEACNLLIDQILHPETGSKQVLIPHKMIKRQTTQKLIQNVTSTS; the protein is encoded by the coding sequence GTGGCTGTGACGATAAAGGATGTTGCAAAATTGGCAAATGTGGCCCCTTCGACTGTTTCGCGCGTGATTGCAAACAGTCCCAGGATCAGTGAACGAACGAAAGAAACAGTGAGAGAAGCCATGAAAGAACTCGGATACCACCCGAACTTCAATGCACGAAGTCTTGCCAATAAAAGTACGAACACAATTGGGATTGTCATGCCGAATTCGGCAAATAAAACGTTTCAGAACCCGTTTTTTCCGGAAGTAATCAGAGGCATCAGTTCCAAAGCACACCAGCTTGAGTACGGCCTTTACTTATCCACCGGTCAGACGGAGGCGGAAATCTTCGAAGAGGTCCAGCACATGGTGCAGGGAAAACGTGTCGACGGGATCATCCTGCTTTATTCCAGGGTGGACGACAAAGTCGTCGATTATCTGTATAAAGAAAACTTCCCGTTCAGCGTAATCGGACGGCCATATGATGAAAAAAAACGGGACATTACCTTTGTTAACAACGATAACTTCAAGGCAGCGAAGACCGTGACGGAATATCTCCTGCTTCTCGGACACAAAAACATTGCTTTTATCGGGGGGAATCTGGATTTTGTAGTCACAGTTGACCATATGGAAGGCTACAGGAAGGCACTCTCCAACGCAGGCATGGAACTGCTTGATGACTATGTCGTCTTTCATGAAGAACTTCAGGAAGGTGGCCAGGAAGCGGTTATTGACCTGATGAGCCTGAATGATCCCCCGACCGCCATGATTGTTGCTGATGATATTATGACGTTTGGCGTCATGCGAATGCTGTCGGAGATGGAGATGAAGGTCCCGGATGATGTGTCAATCATCAGCTTTAACAATGTGATGATCTCAGAATTGTCTTCGCCACCGATGACAACGGTTGATATTCATATTTACAATTTGGGTTTTGAGGCTTGCAACCTGCTTATTGATCAGATTCTTCATCCCGAGACCGGATCAAAACAGGTATTGATTCCGCATAAAATGATCAAGCGACAGACGACGCAAAAACTGATTCAGAATGTGACATCGACTTCATAA
- a CDS encoding AI-2E family transporter, with protein sequence MFQSKTIKVLTIILLSLLIILVGSQVSWIFNPLQVAFQTMFLPFLLAGVLFYLLRPVVNLMERFKVPRVVSILLIYIAGIGLMTFIVFLIGPTLQEQVMNLVDNAPMLFEEVRKLIINIENNPWVQDQFQPSETFSIENLTENIADYMAAAFDFLGNNIAGFIGAVTSFVLVIIVLPFILFFLLKDGDKAPDQVLRFLPEKQQVEGKRILSDMDSKLSSYIQGQLIVSLFVGTLMYISYLIIGVDYSLILALFAMVTNVVPFVGPWIGTIPAVIVAVIDSWVTMLWVIVAIVIVQQIESNLISPNVMGKKLKVHPLTIIVLILVAGRFGGLIGLILAVPLYAVTKVVVSHTYRLLQLRKKVDEELNG encoded by the coding sequence TTGTTCCAATCAAAAACCATAAAAGTATTGACGATTATTTTATTATCTCTGTTGATTATTCTCGTTGGGTCCCAAGTATCCTGGATTTTCAATCCCCTGCAGGTCGCGTTTCAAACGATGTTTCTTCCATTTTTATTGGCGGGTGTTCTCTTTTATTTACTGCGTCCGGTAGTGAATCTTATGGAACGGTTCAAAGTTCCGAGGGTAGTTTCCATTTTATTGATTTACATAGCAGGTATAGGTCTGATGACGTTTATCGTCTTTCTGATTGGACCGACCCTTCAAGAGCAGGTCATGAATCTTGTAGATAATGCGCCGATGCTTTTTGAAGAGGTGCGTAAACTGATAATCAATATTGAGAACAATCCGTGGGTTCAGGATCAGTTTCAGCCAAGTGAAACCTTTTCCATTGAAAATCTGACAGAAAATATCGCGGATTATATGGCTGCGGCATTTGATTTCCTCGGAAATAATATTGCCGGATTTATCGGGGCTGTTACAAGTTTTGTCCTTGTGATCATTGTCCTTCCGTTTATTTTGTTTTTCCTGTTGAAAGACGGAGACAAAGCACCGGATCAGGTGCTGCGATTTTTGCCTGAAAAGCAACAAGTCGAGGGAAAACGTATTTTATCAGATATGGACAGTAAGCTGAGCTCGTATATTCAGGGACAGCTGATCGTGAGTCTGTTTGTCGGCACACTGATGTATATCAGCTACCTGATCATTGGAGTTGACTATTCCCTGATTTTAGCGCTCTTTGCCATGGTGACCAATGTTGTGCCGTTTGTCGGACCTTGGATAGGCACGATCCCGGCTGTTATTGTCGCTGTGATTGATTCGTGGGTGACGATGCTTTGGGTCATCGTTGCGATTGTGATTGTCCAACAGATTGAGAGTAACCTGATCTCTCCGAATGTGATGGGGAAGAAACTGAAAGTGCATCCGTTGACGATCATCGTTCTCATTCTTGTTGCAGGCAGGTTTGGCGGGTTGATCGGCCTGATTCTTGCAGTGCCTCTTTACGCCGTTACCAAAGTTGTCGTTTCTCATACGTACAGGCTCCTACAGCTCAGAAAAAAAGTCGATGAAGAGCTGAATGGCTGA
- a CDS encoding rhodanese-like domain-containing protein: MSYMMQGIKQIDNQELKDMLKQNDKETMVIDVREPEEFDAGHIPGVSLLPMHQIPGMIQGFEADREYVFICRSGNRSQNVAMYLKQQGLDRITNVEGGMMFWDGDVKGGVENVIEAPDQLKQTINQK; this comes from the coding sequence ATGAGTTACATGATGCAGGGAATTAAGCAGATTGATAATCAGGAATTGAAAGATATGTTGAAACAAAATGATAAAGAGACAATGGTCATTGACGTCAGAGAGCCTGAAGAATTTGATGCCGGCCATATTCCAGGTGTATCACTGTTGCCGATGCATCAAATTCCGGGAATGATCCAGGGTTTTGAAGCGGACCGGGAGTACGTCTTCATTTGCAGAAGCGGAAACCGTTCTCAAAACGTGGCCATGTATCTGAAACAGCAGGGTCTCGATCGTATTACCAATGTTGAAGGCGGTATGATGTTTTGGGATGGCGATGTAAAAGGCGGCGTTGAGAACGTCATTGAGGCACCTGATCAGTTAAAACAGACGATCAATCAAAAATAA
- a CDS encoding BsuPI-related putative proteinase inhibitor, with translation MKRAVLSLAGTMLVLVGCGTEQTDEQTGEDHMNGEDVTAEVEANGENGDLHILITLNNQSSETVDLTFRSGHQFDVRIYDEDDEKLYDFAEGMMFTEALIEEQIGAGDSLTFEDVWESYSGDYGPLLIETEVLADEFELKAETVYP, from the coding sequence ATGAAAAGAGCCGTATTATCTTTGGCAGGTACGATGCTCGTGCTGGTTGGCTGCGGGACAGAGCAAACAGACGAACAGACTGGGGAAGATCACATGAACGGTGAAGATGTAACCGCAGAAGTCGAAGCAAACGGAGAGAATGGCGATCTTCATATTTTGATTACACTTAATAATCAGTCTTCAGAGACCGTGGATCTCACTTTTCGCTCCGGTCACCAGTTTGATGTACGAATTTATGACGAGGACGATGAGAAGTTATATGATTTTGCTGAGGGTATGATGTTTACGGAAGCACTGATTGAAGAACAGATCGGAGCCGGTGATTCGCTGACGTTTGAAGATGTATGGGAGTCATACAGCGGTGATTACGGGCCTCTGCTTATTGAAACAGAGGTATTGGCAGATGAATTTGAACTCAAAGCTGAAACGGTCTATCCGTAA
- a CDS encoding DEAD/DEAH box helicase has product MKQALYDHDRSSGYGLAFSLKTVKHASDSCRAVPVSLTAAEHLLGDKENHFPTEDPWIQYIKELLAVPLLPAPDGSWFFQFIPLAVPTEIHVVNDATLTSYRSEEVDWQRWLISFLTCTSPFKTKKQKLINDLKLYANYEEISEWASQIHKDSAITAPLPSPYYQLAIQVMNNDWCTETFQMELILHEPDSNRSEWLLTAHVRELGQNKRVPYEEIIMGNHPFSSNPYPSAKQLFTRILGLFSANEIPVQASEGQLELSEDSMALFVSDIVPLCKDMGINCWLPSSLKQEPDLAIRMQLNEEVEETFSKGPWITSDISWTLKLNDEEMEQQLFRQLVEEERRVIHFHDRWYLWNQEEATRLLNEADQTKPKTLFFQGLREQAIEPQHHGDSPKGREPSRQIDVNRILDSMRTHHKPEVLEPWNSRLRYYQQEGLSWLLGMRRLGIGAILADDMGLGKSRQIMAYIDHLIGDLKTSRFLIVCPSSLLHHWDQELAQYFSDDWIHIHEGTVAHRRDQFQSSKTRDHCIHVISYATLVRDQALFEQVKWSAMIIDEAQKIKNPRTQQRKTAAKMEAAHTIALTGTPVENHPEELISLSELINPGYLLDTAEPEYDRDLKPDLIKQLIRPMMLRRTKEEVQEDLKLPDKTHHHHKLTLSFEQETMYKAVVEEMFDQYEEAPDPVKRAALFKTMMKLKQLCNHPAQARKELGLNRFNPGRSPKWDLANELLSNWANQGKRAIVFTQFRYTGAMFQEMQLIQGNPPVPFLHGGLTAIQRKNMIRSFKDNPDIPFMIISLRAGGFGLNLTEASAVLHFDRWWNPAVEDQATDRVHRIGQKQAVEVHTLMAEGTIEERIDDLIQKKQQLQEALIDGRPLPLWTLSESELRELFSLQP; this is encoded by the coding sequence ATGAAGCAAGCGCTATACGACCACGACCGCTCATCCGGTTACGGGCTGGCCTTCTCCCTCAAAACGGTGAAGCATGCCTCAGATTCCTGCAGGGCCGTTCCTGTTTCCCTCACTGCAGCGGAGCACTTACTGGGGGACAAAGAAAACCATTTTCCTACAGAAGATCCATGGATCCAATATATTAAAGAACTGCTTGCTGTGCCGTTACTTCCTGCACCTGACGGGAGCTGGTTCTTTCAGTTCATTCCGCTTGCTGTTCCGACAGAGATTCACGTGGTCAACGATGCCACCCTGACTTCATACCGATCTGAAGAAGTAGACTGGCAAAGATGGCTGATCTCCTTTCTCACCTGTACATCACCGTTTAAAACAAAAAAACAAAAGCTGATCAACGATCTGAAACTGTATGCAAACTATGAAGAAATCTCGGAATGGGCAAGTCAGATTCATAAAGATTCCGCGATAACAGCTCCTTTACCTTCACCGTACTATCAGCTTGCGATTCAAGTCATGAACAACGATTGGTGCACAGAGACGTTTCAGATGGAACTGATATTGCACGAACCGGATAGCAACCGGTCTGAGTGGCTTCTGACCGCACATGTCCGCGAGCTGGGTCAGAACAAACGGGTCCCCTATGAGGAGATCATCATGGGTAATCATCCTTTTTCATCCAATCCGTACCCATCTGCCAAGCAATTGTTCACCCGGATCCTCGGTCTTTTCTCAGCAAACGAGATCCCTGTACAAGCCTCTGAAGGGCAGCTTGAACTGAGTGAAGACAGCATGGCGCTGTTCGTATCGGATATCGTGCCTCTTTGCAAGGATATGGGCATTAACTGCTGGCTCCCTTCGTCATTGAAACAAGAGCCTGATCTTGCCATCCGTATGCAATTGAATGAAGAAGTAGAAGAAACGTTTTCCAAAGGCCCCTGGATCACAAGTGATATTTCCTGGACCCTGAAACTGAATGACGAAGAGATGGAGCAACAGCTCTTCAGGCAACTGGTCGAAGAAGAGCGCCGGGTCATCCATTTTCATGATCGCTGGTATTTGTGGAATCAGGAAGAGGCAACCAGATTGCTGAATGAAGCGGACCAGACGAAGCCGAAAACTCTCTTTTTTCAAGGATTGCGTGAACAGGCCATTGAACCACAACATCACGGGGACTCCCCGAAAGGCCGTGAGCCGAGCCGTCAGATCGATGTAAACCGCATCCTTGATTCCATGCGCACCCATCATAAACCGGAAGTGCTTGAGCCGTGGAACAGCCGCCTCAGATACTATCAACAGGAAGGACTCTCCTGGCTGCTGGGTATGCGCCGACTTGGGATCGGAGCCATTCTTGCCGATGACATGGGGCTTGGGAAATCACGGCAGATCATGGCCTATATCGATCATCTCATAGGCGATCTGAAAACGTCCCGCTTTCTGATCGTCTGCCCTTCAAGCCTTCTGCATCACTGGGATCAGGAGCTCGCTCAATACTTCAGTGATGATTGGATCCACATTCACGAAGGAACTGTCGCCCATAGACGCGATCAGTTTCAAAGCAGCAAGACAAGGGATCATTGTATCCATGTCATCTCCTATGCGACCCTCGTGAGAGACCAGGCCCTTTTTGAACAGGTCAAATGGTCCGCCATGATCATTGACGAAGCACAAAAAATCAAAAATCCAAGGACCCAACAGCGTAAAACCGCAGCAAAAATGGAAGCTGCCCATACCATTGCCCTGACAGGCACGCCTGTCGAAAACCATCCGGAAGAGCTGATCAGTCTGAGTGAACTGATTAATCCCGGGTATTTGCTCGACACGGCAGAACCGGAGTATGACCGGGATTTAAAACCTGATCTCATCAAACAGCTGATAAGGCCGATGATGCTGAGACGGACAAAAGAAGAGGTTCAAGAAGACCTCAAACTGCCCGATAAGACGCATCATCATCACAAGCTTACACTGTCCTTTGAACAGGAAACGATGTATAAAGCTGTAGTAGAAGAAATGTTTGATCAGTATGAAGAAGCGCCGGATCCGGTTAAGCGTGCCGCGCTGTTTAAAACGATGATGAAGCTTAAACAGCTTTGCAATCACCCCGCCCAGGCGCGAAAAGAGCTTGGATTAAATCGGTTTAACCCAGGGCGATCACCCAAATGGGATCTTGCCAATGAGCTTTTGTCGAATTGGGCCAACCAGGGGAAACGTGCCATCGTCTTTACCCAATTCCGTTACACCGGAGCCATGTTTCAGGAAATGCAGCTGATCCAAGGCAACCCGCCAGTTCCTTTTCTGCACGGCGGTTTAACGGCGATTCAGCGAAAAAACATGATCCGTTCCTTTAAAGACAACCCGGACATACCATTTATGATTATTTCCCTTCGAGCAGGGGGATTTGGGCTAAACTTAACGGAAGCATCCGCAGTCCTTCATTTCGACCGCTGGTGGAACCCTGCTGTGGAAGATCAGGCCACTGACCGCGTTCACCGGATTGGCCAGAAGCAGGCCGTCGAAGTTCATACGCTCATGGCAGAAGGAACCATAGAAGAGCGGATTGATGATTTGATTCAGAAAAAACAGCAGCTGCAAGAAGCCTTAATAGACGGGAGACCGCTCCCGCTCTGGACACTCAGCGAATCCGAACTGAGAGAGCTGTTTTCCCTGCAACCCTGA